The following are encoded in a window of Desulfopila inferna genomic DNA:
- the yqeB gene encoding selenium-dependent molybdenum cofactor biosynthesis protein YqeB translates to MGSIDWSKCIVGIKGAGEMATGIAVRLKCAGFNRIFMMEKEKPLAIRRTVSFCEVIYEGRTTVEGIEAVLAKNEGEVFKAWKKKSIAVIVDPCWTVPSKIKAQVVIDAIIAKKNLGTTLGDAPFVIGLGPGFRASIDVHRVIETNRGHDLGRVIEKGSARPDTGIPGSIAGHTVHRILRAPKTGVFHGRRKIRDLVRVGESVGDIDGREVVAKLDGVLRGLIREGTQVCAGVKIGDIDPRGEVEYCSTVSDKSRAIGGAVLEAILGSVQYWGEGRS, encoded by the coding sequence ATGGGAAGTATTGATTGGAGCAAGTGCATAGTCGGTATCAAAGGCGCCGGAGAGATGGCTACAGGAATTGCGGTTCGTCTCAAGTGCGCAGGATTCAATCGCATTTTCATGATGGAGAAAGAGAAGCCCCTGGCCATTCGCAGGACGGTTTCTTTTTGTGAGGTGATTTATGAAGGTAGAACAACCGTTGAGGGCATCGAGGCTGTTCTGGCCAAGAATGAGGGAGAAGTTTTTAAGGCCTGGAAAAAAAAATCGATTGCGGTAATTGTCGATCCCTGCTGGACTGTCCCGTCAAAGATTAAAGCCCAGGTAGTTATTGACGCCATCATCGCTAAGAAAAACCTCGGTACAACTCTGGGAGATGCCCCTTTTGTAATCGGCCTGGGACCGGGATTTCGAGCTTCGATAGATGTTCACAGGGTTATCGAAACCAATCGGGGGCATGATCTGGGCCGTGTCATTGAGAAGGGATCCGCACGTCCGGATACCGGTATTCCGGGGTCCATTGCCGGTCACACGGTGCACAGGATTCTGCGGGCACCAAAGACCGGGGTGTTCCATGGCAGGCGTAAGATCAGGGACTTGGTCAGGGTTGGTGAGAGTGTCGGTGACATTGACGGAAGGGAAGTTGTCGCCAAACTCGACGGCGTCCTCAGGGGGTTGATCCGTGAGGGGACACAAGTCTGCGCCGGTGTCAAAATCGGCGACATCGACCCGAGAGGAGAGGTAGAGTATTGCTCGACGGTATCGGATAAATCCCGTGCCATCGGCGGAGCCGTTCTGGAGGCAATATTGGGGAGTGTGCAGTACTGGGGCGAAGGGAGATCCTGA
- a CDS encoding FAD:protein FMN transferase has translation MIENGPLRLVIQVFSGEVAETELAKEAAEIAFDCLARVAKAQYFLRKRHSHITLEPEDDIAATMLASVRRIGDLDLTPMAAVAGTIADFVADWLFSHNVTRVIVDNGGDIAIRLQEGEAVRVGIRPTIESREITHSILLDSRFSSWGVNTSGIGGRSLTRGIASAVTVFAESSSIADAAATAIANACFAEDENIHQVPARMVDPGSDLGDVLVTVSASGLSPKTIAEALNNGLEKALVVQRQGEIRGALLAVGGKYVQTPGFAKAVGELSPITNL, from the coding sequence TTGATCGAAAACGGACCTCTGCGTCTGGTAATTCAAGTGTTTTCCGGTGAGGTAGCCGAGACGGAACTTGCCAAAGAGGCTGCCGAAATTGCCTTCGATTGTCTAGCCAGAGTGGCGAAGGCGCAATATTTTCTCAGAAAGAGACATTCGCATATCACACTTGAGCCGGAAGATGATATTGCGGCGACCATGCTTGCGAGTGTACGGCGGATCGGAGATTTGGATTTGACACCCATGGCGGCGGTTGCCGGCACCATTGCAGATTTCGTTGCCGATTGGCTTTTTTCCCACAATGTGACCAGAGTTATAGTTGATAACGGGGGCGATATAGCAATACGGTTGCAAGAGGGAGAGGCTGTAAGGGTTGGTATCCGACCGACTATTGAAAGCCGGGAGATCACCCACTCAATTCTTCTCGATTCAAGATTTTCCTCATGGGGAGTGAATACCAGCGGCATAGGAGGCCGGAGCCTCACCAGAGGGATAGCCTCGGCTGTCACTGTCTTTGCCGAAAGTTCATCCATTGCCGATGCTGCGGCCACTGCCATTGCCAACGCCTGTTTTGCCGAGGACGAGAATATTCATCAAGTTCCTGCAAGAATGGTCGATCCAGGCTCTGATCTGGGGGATGTGCTTGTGACGGTGAGTGCTTCGGGCCTTTCGCCAAAAACTATAGCAGAAGCCTTGAACAATGGTTTGGAGAAGGCGTTGGTCGTTCAAAGGCAGGGGGAAATTCGGGGTGCATTGCTCGCAGTGGGTGGCAAGTACGTTCAAACACCGGGATTTGCCAAAGCCGTCGGTGAACTATCACCCATTACAAATTTGTGA
- a CDS encoding DUF362 domain-containing protein codes for MRVDLEKCVGCGFCMRDCPVSAVKISKKKAVINRAICTNCKACLRSCCEDALITGESIPADAVECDACPIRCWILPGAVGACHRYAQTDGYLERITPLHSIEDVREIVGAEPKAEIREPVITAIGSGTTYPCCKPAPHIVNDRRGDIDVVTVVTEVPLSYSSVIVKVDTDISIGKEGAAILVGKQQVGMVETEQYGSKMLHIGGVNRLTGKNGFAVARSVTDIANRKPVKLRIENGSRLIVEVGKPPIIDGRQAGKMRVGCGSATLGIFAPVLKDAADEVIVLDAHVTGLMSRHVAGGYVGVKPTGVSLKFLQSTPGRYFGDHGEGWGGTSITTPSAIISDIDMSVAWPGMTILVTETTGHYGAMYEIDLSGNIISIPMSDKAQFALEIIQSSCEPSMVSAIYTAGTGGSARAGVTKFPIKLTQAIHARKATLTVGGSPTFVMPGGGISFMVDVERVKAGSFYWTPTPATICPVEYTMERDEYVKIGGHVGAMKPFRAVKPVK; via the coding sequence ATGAGAGTGGATCTGGAAAAATGTGTCGGTTGTGGCTTCTGTATGCGGGACTGTCCTGTATCGGCTGTCAAAATAAGTAAAAAGAAAGCTGTAATTAATAGAGCGATTTGTACTAACTGCAAGGCCTGCCTCCGCTCTTGCTGTGAAGATGCACTGATTACCGGGGAGTCCATTCCCGCTGACGCTGTTGAATGTGACGCCTGTCCAATTCGCTGCTGGATTCTGCCCGGCGCTGTCGGTGCATGCCATCGTTATGCCCAAACTGATGGCTACCTTGAGCGAATCACCCCGTTACATTCTATCGAGGACGTCAGGGAAATCGTTGGTGCAGAACCGAAAGCGGAGATTCGGGAGCCGGTCATAACTGCCATCGGCTCCGGGACTACCTATCCCTGTTGCAAACCGGCGCCTCATATTGTCAATGATCGGCGGGGTGACATAGATGTGGTCACCGTAGTCACCGAGGTTCCTCTCAGCTATAGTTCAGTGATCGTCAAGGTCGATACTGATATTTCCATTGGTAAGGAGGGTGCGGCCATTCTTGTCGGCAAACAGCAGGTGGGTATGGTGGAAACGGAACAGTATGGCTCCAAGATGCTTCATATCGGCGGAGTGAACCGGTTAACCGGCAAGAATGGATTTGCAGTTGCCCGGTCTGTTACCGATATTGCCAACCGTAAGCCGGTAAAGCTAAGGATTGAAAACGGCAGCAGGCTGATCGTCGAAGTCGGCAAGCCGCCGATAATCGATGGCCGTCAGGCTGGAAAGATGCGGGTCGGCTGCGGCAGTGCCACTCTCGGAATTTTTGCACCCGTGCTTAAGGATGCAGCAGATGAGGTCATTGTCCTTGATGCCCATGTAACAGGACTGATGAGCCGGCACGTCGCCGGTGGTTATGTGGGTGTCAAGCCTACCGGAGTCAGCCTCAAGTTCCTTCAGAGTACTCCCGGAAGATATTTTGGTGATCATGGTGAAGGCTGGGGCGGCACCTCCATTACCACCCCCTCCGCTATTATTTCCGACATTGATATGTCCGTGGCCTGGCCTGGTATGACGATTCTGGTCACCGAAACCACCGGTCATTATGGTGCGATGTATGAAATAGACTTATCCGGCAACATCATCAGTATTCCCATGAGCGATAAAGCTCAATTCGCCCTGGAAATTATTCAATCATCATGTGAGCCCTCAATGGTCTCCGCCATCTACACTGCCGGAACCGGAGGCAGTGCAAGGGCAGGAGTTACCAAATTTCCCATAAAACTGACCCAGGCCATCCATGCCAGAAAGGCCACTCTCACAGTCGGTGGATCTCCAACCTTTGTCATGCCCGGCGGCGGTATTTCTTTTATGGTGGATGTGGAAAGAGTAAAAGCCGGTTCCTTCTACTGGACACCGACACCGGCGACAATTTGTCCTGTGGAATACACCATGGAGAGGGACGAATATGTGAAGATAGGTGGACATGTTGGCGCCATGAAGCCTTTCCGTGCGGTAAAGCCGGTTAAATAA
- a CDS encoding amidohydrolase family protein: protein MSKVLLKNIGTIVSGDIAKPLLQGDAIYIEDGKIAKVGSLADFGEIVCDCVIDCNGTTVTPGLIDSHCHTILGDYTSRQNQAGYLESELHGGVTTMISAGEVHLKGRPKDPAGTKALAILAAKSFNNFRPGGAKVQGGSVILEKGLVRADFEEMAREGVRAVGEIGLGSIKNPEEAGPMVKWAKEFGMTVMMHTGGTSIPGSSTVTAQMVQDTDPDVASHVNGGPTAASLAEVEKLINETEIALEIVHCGNPLMTSEVAKLCVEKKVLHRIIIGNDAPSGTGVVPLGILRVINHLASLTPVTAAQAIAMASGNTARVHKLDTGKVQEGLWADLVIMDAPMGSVGTDALSAIEAGDIPGVSMILVDGKMVVSKSRNTPPVTRMPFVVE, encoded by the coding sequence GTACTATTGTCAGTGGTGATATTGCAAAGCCCTTACTTCAAGGTGATGCCATTTATATTGAAGATGGAAAGATCGCGAAAGTGGGAAGTCTGGCAGATTTTGGTGAAATTGTTTGTGACTGTGTCATTGACTGCAATGGAACAACCGTAACCCCAGGACTCATAGACTCTCATTGTCACACTATTCTCGGCGACTATACCTCACGACAGAATCAGGCCGGCTATCTTGAAAGTGAACTTCACGGGGGTGTGACCACCATGATTTCCGCAGGTGAAGTGCACCTTAAGGGACGTCCTAAGGATCCTGCGGGTACCAAAGCCCTCGCTATTCTTGCGGCAAAATCTTTTAATAATTTCAGACCAGGCGGTGCTAAGGTGCAGGGAGGTTCTGTTATTCTCGAAAAGGGCTTGGTCCGGGCTGATTTCGAAGAAATGGCGAGAGAAGGGGTTCGAGCGGTTGGTGAAATCGGTCTGGGCTCGATAAAGAATCCCGAGGAGGCTGGGCCAATGGTCAAATGGGCCAAGGAATTCGGGATGACCGTTATGATGCATACCGGCGGCACCTCCATACCAGGGAGCTCCACGGTCACAGCACAGATGGTTCAGGATACCGATCCGGATGTGGCTTCCCATGTCAATGGTGGGCCGACCGCCGCAAGTCTTGCAGAAGTGGAAAAACTTATCAATGAAACGGAAATTGCTCTTGAAATCGTCCATTGTGGTAACCCTCTGATGACGAGCGAGGTTGCCAAGCTTTGTGTTGAAAAAAAGGTCCTCCATCGGATTATTATCGGTAATGACGCTCCTTCTGGAACCGGAGTCGTGCCCCTGGGTATCCTGCGAGTCATAAATCATCTGGCCAGTCTTACCCCAGTCACGGCCGCCCAGGCCATCGCCATGGCGTCGGGAAATACAGCAAGGGTTCACAAGCTCGATACAGGCAAGGTGCAAGAAGGACTTTGGGCGGACCTGGTGATCATGGATGCTCCAATGGGTTCTGTTGGCACGGATGCCCTATCTGCTATTGAAGCTGGAGATATTCCCGGTGTCTCCATGATCCTGGTTGATGGCAAGATGGTGGTCTCCAAGAGTCGAAATACGCCACCTGTGACAAGAATGCCTTTTGTGGTGGAATAG